Proteins encoded within one genomic window of Candidatus Omnitrophota bacterium:
- a CDS encoding ATP-binding cassette domain-containing protein → MGPTLAWQEPVRFEGLAVKDYIAVGMKEKDDKLIEQALQRVLLEPKDYLDKEVDKSLSGGERKRIELAAVFALKPKPPILDEPRFRN, encoded by the coding sequence ATGGGACCCACCTTAGCCTGGCAGGAGCCGGTAAGATTTGAGGGCTTAGCGGTAAAAGACTATATTGCAGTAGGGATGAAGGAAAAAGACGATAAATTGATTGAACAGGCGCTACAGAGGGTTTTATTGGAGCCAAAGGATTATTTAGATAAAGAGGTGGATAAGAGTTTAAGCGGAGGAGAAAGAAAACGCATTGAATTAGCTGCGGTCTTTGCGCTGAAGCCAAAACCACCAATTTTAGATGAACCAAGATTCAGGAATTGA
- a CDS encoding ATP-binding cassette domain-containing protein — protein MGILLQLDKILLNLEGRKILKNLSLSVEEGTIYSILGSNAAGKSSLAYVIMGCCDYFPQDGKIYFRGEDITSFSLSN, from the coding sequence ATGGGAATATTATTACAGTTAGATAAAATATTGCTTAACTTAGAAGGGAGGAAAATTTTGAAAAACTTAAGCCTTTCAGTTGAGGAGGGAACAATCTATTCTATCTTGGGTTCAAATGCTGCGGGAAAGTCAAGCCTTGCGTATGTGATTATGGGCTGCTGTGATTATTTCCCTCAAGATGGTAAGATTTATTTTAGAGGTGAGGATATAACTAGTTTTTCTTTATCAAATTGA
- a CDS encoding NAD(P)-binding domain-containing protein produces the protein MTNKTLGFIGGGRITFIILEGLRRCGKLPEDVMVSDFSIEALEKLKRRFPEIDISVGDNKKPACQEIVFLALHPQAINSVFLEIKSSLKKEAIIISLAPKIMIEKLSEGLGGFRRIARMIPNTCSIINSGYNPIAFSSALSETEKEELKVWLGNLGDCPIVDEEKLEAYALLTAMGPTYLWFQLYELEKIAVSFGLTPQEAQEGISKMMKGTLKNYIYEADLSPEEVMNLIPVKPLKDEEENIKNIYRSKLEAVFKKIEGKN, from the coding sequence ATGACAAACAAGACATTGGGATTTATCGGAGGAGGTAGAATTACTTTTATAATCCTGGAAGGATTAAGGCGTTGTGGTAAATTGCCAGAAGATGTTATGGTAAGCGATTTCAGTATTGAGGCGCTAGAAAAATTAAAGCGCCGTTTCCCTGAGATTGATATCTCAGTTGGCGATAATAAAAAGCCTGCTTGCCAGGAAATAGTATTTCTTGCTTTGCATCCTCAGGCAATAAACAGCGTCTTTTTAGAAATCAAATCCTCTCTTAAAAAAGAAGCAATCATAATTAGCCTTGCTCCCAAAATAATGATTGAGAAATTATCAGAAGGATTAGGCGGATTTAGGCGTATTGCCCGCATGATTCCCAATACCTGTTCAATTATAAATTCAGGTTATAACCCTATTGCTTTTTCTTCTGCCTTATCGGAAACTGAAAAAGAAGAATTAAAGGTCTGGTTAGGCAATTTAGGAGATTGTCCGATAGTGGATGAGGAGAAGTTAGAAGCATATGCCTTGCTTACTGCGATGGGCCCAACTTACCTTTGGTTTCAATTATATGAGTTAGAGAAAATCGCTGTATCATTTGGACTAACTCCTCAGGAAGCTCAAGAAGGTATATCAAAGATGATGAAGGGTACTCTGAAAAACTATATATATGAAGCGGATTTATCACCTGAAGAAGTAATGAATTTAATTCCGGTTAAGCCGTTAAAAGATGAGGAGGAAAATATAAAGAATATATATAGGTCAAAGCTTGAAGCCGTATTTAAGAAGATAGAAGGGAAAAATTAA